From the Opitutus sp. ER46 genome, one window contains:
- a CDS encoding nitroreductase family protein, which translates to MNSRRSFLQSAALLGAGVLVAHSARAQGAAASAAGSSAAPDFWTVVRSRRSVRRFKAGAPVPEEDVRRILEATQLSATSGNQQPWKFLVVRDPAKIADLKAACLKAALEQFDQHPSAKKDDRAAYEQRARDTYDGYLSAPVYIVLLTDNESRYPTYNHFDGPLAASTLMLAARALGYGTVFLTDSIPDSITKSVFKIPDRYTRVCITPIGVPEEWPKGPKKKPLDDMIVRESF; encoded by the coding sequence ATGAACTCTCGTCGTTCCTTCCTCCAGTCCGCCGCGCTGCTTGGCGCCGGCGTCCTTGTCGCCCACTCCGCTCGCGCCCAAGGCGCAGCCGCCTCGGCCGCCGGCTCCTCCGCCGCTCCCGATTTCTGGACCGTCGTGCGCTCCCGCCGCTCCGTCCGCCGCTTCAAGGCCGGCGCCCCGGTTCCGGAGGAGGATGTTCGGCGCATCCTCGAGGCCACCCAGCTCTCCGCCACCTCGGGCAACCAGCAGCCGTGGAAGTTCCTCGTCGTCCGCGATCCCGCCAAGATCGCCGACCTCAAGGCGGCGTGCCTCAAGGCGGCCCTCGAGCAGTTTGACCAGCACCCGTCCGCCAAGAAGGACGACCGCGCCGCCTACGAGCAGCGCGCCCGCGACACCTACGACGGCTATCTCTCCGCCCCGGTGTATATCGTCCTGCTCACCGACAACGAATCCCGGTATCCGACCTACAATCACTTCGATGGTCCGCTGGCCGCCTCGACGCTCATGCTCGCCGCCCGTGCGCTCGGCTATGGCACGGTCTTCCTGACCGACTCCATCCCCGACAGCATCACGAAGTCCGTCTTCAAGATTCCCGATCGCTACACCCGCGTCTGCATCACACCGATCGGCGTCCCGGAGGAATGGCCGAAGGGCCCGAAGAAGAAGCCGCTCGATGACATGATCGTGCGGGAATCGTTCTAG
- a CDS encoding ABC transporter permease has product MFSDLKFALRQLTKAPGFTLLAVLTLALGIGLSTTIFNGVNPLLFRALPFRDPDTLVYLNESSPKQGFEHMSVAYADYAHWRRENRVFADVGVWRPINVTLGGDLPERIEGCHVSATLLSMLGINPVLGRGFAVAEDAPGAAPVVLLSHGLWQRRFGSDPAIIGQSLPLNGTQHTVIGVLPPRVRFPNDSELWIPLVVAQPETTHGHFNYRAAARLRPGVSRAQARADLDAIHARIAAESPASNLHITPIVRPIEDGFLDPELRTMGWTMLGAVAFVLAVACANVASLFVTRALARQKEFAVRAALGAGRWRTVRQLLIESLTLGLVAGVLGLFLSVWGLEVVIRLVPIEIPYWIDFSLDGRVFAFAAVISLLTSVLFGLAPAWQAIRVDVLGALNESARGSTGSRERHRLRSAFVVGEVALATLLLCGTGLMLRSLFNLQRADPGFDPARVTVFYLGLGSVGDSTAMRRAALIDNLVTDLSRLPGVSSAAACTALPLSGRFNGQRFAVEGRPPAPDGMDPVGNLRAVTPGYFAALHVPLQRGRDFIAADDAGSQKVVIIDAAFARRYFPDQDPIGQRLRWDPADPASSRVIVGIAADVKHSALDQDSRPGFYVPYAQDPQRSVGIVMRTALDAPVGLLDSARGVLRRLEPDLPLYGAMTMTEQIAETYWIRRFLGRLLVGFAALALALAAVGIASVVGYAVTQRTHEIGVRMALGATSHNILRLVLQQGLRLVALGLALGLVASVALTRLLQAQLFAIGWLDPLAIGGSTIVFLLVALIACWLPARRATRINPVEALRTE; this is encoded by the coding sequence ATGTTCTCCGATCTCAAGTTCGCCCTGCGCCAGCTCACGAAGGCGCCCGGATTCACGCTGCTCGCCGTGCTCACGCTCGCCCTCGGGATCGGGCTCAGCACGACAATCTTCAACGGCGTCAACCCGCTGCTCTTCCGCGCCCTGCCGTTCCGCGATCCGGACACGCTCGTGTACCTGAATGAGTCCAGCCCGAAACAGGGGTTCGAGCACATGAGTGTTGCCTATGCCGATTACGCCCATTGGCGGCGCGAGAACCGCGTGTTTGCCGATGTCGGCGTGTGGCGTCCGATCAACGTGACCCTCGGCGGCGACCTGCCGGAGCGCATCGAGGGCTGCCACGTCTCCGCCACGCTCCTCTCCATGCTCGGGATCAACCCCGTGCTCGGCCGCGGCTTCGCCGTCGCCGAGGACGCGCCCGGCGCCGCCCCGGTCGTCCTGCTGAGCCATGGTTTGTGGCAACGCCGGTTCGGCTCCGACCCCGCGATCATCGGCCAGTCCCTCCCGCTCAACGGCACCCAGCACACCGTCATCGGCGTCCTGCCGCCACGCGTGCGGTTCCCCAACGACTCCGAGCTCTGGATCCCGCTCGTCGTCGCCCAACCCGAGACCACCCACGGCCACTTCAACTATCGCGCCGCCGCGCGCCTGCGCCCCGGTGTCTCCCGCGCCCAGGCACGCGCGGACCTCGACGCAATTCACGCCCGCATCGCCGCGGAGTCGCCGGCGTCCAACCTGCACATCACGCCCATCGTCCGGCCAATCGAGGATGGTTTCCTCGACCCCGAACTGCGCACGATGGGCTGGACGATGCTCGGCGCCGTCGCGTTCGTCCTCGCCGTCGCCTGCGCCAATGTTGCAAGCCTCTTCGTCACCCGCGCGCTCGCCCGTCAGAAGGAGTTCGCCGTGCGCGCCGCGCTCGGCGCCGGCCGCTGGCGCACCGTCCGGCAGTTGCTCATCGAGAGCCTCACGCTCGGCCTCGTCGCCGGCGTCCTGGGCCTGTTCCTCTCGGTCTGGGGACTCGAGGTGGTCATCCGCCTCGTGCCGATCGAGATTCCGTACTGGATCGACTTTTCCCTCGATGGACGCGTCTTCGCGTTTGCCGCCGTCATTTCCCTCCTCACCAGCGTGCTCTTCGGCCTCGCGCCGGCATGGCAGGCCATCCGCGTCGACGTGCTCGGCGCTCTCAATGAATCCGCCCGCGGCAGCACCGGCAGCCGCGAGCGTCACCGGCTGCGCAGCGCCTTCGTCGTCGGCGAGGTCGCCCTCGCCACGCTGCTGCTTTGCGGCACCGGCCTGATGCTGCGTTCCCTGTTCAACCTCCAACGCGCCGACCCTGGATTCGATCCGGCGCGGGTCACCGTCTTCTACCTTGGCCTCGGATCGGTGGGTGATTCCACGGCCATGCGCCGGGCGGCGCTCATCGACAACCTCGTCACCGACCTCAGCCGGCTGCCAGGCGTCAGCTCCGCCGCCGCCTGCACCGCGCTGCCACTCAGCGGCCGGTTCAACGGCCAGCGTTTCGCCGTCGAGGGCCGGCCCCCGGCGCCCGACGGCATGGATCCGGTCGGCAACCTCCGGGCGGTCACGCCCGGCTACTTTGCCGCGCTGCATGTTCCGCTGCAGCGGGGACGTGACTTTATCGCCGCGGACGACGCCGGCAGCCAGAAGGTCGTCATCATCGATGCGGCTTTCGCTCGGCGGTATTTCCCCGACCAGGACCCGATTGGCCAGAGGCTCCGCTGGGATCCGGCCGATCCCGCCAGCTCGCGGGTGATCGTTGGCATCGCCGCCGACGTGAAACACTCCGCCCTCGACCAGGACAGCCGCCCCGGCTTCTACGTCCCCTATGCGCAGGATCCACAGCGCAGCGTCGGCATTGTCATGCGCACCGCCCTCGACGCGCCCGTCGGCTTGCTCGACAGCGCCCGCGGCGTGCTGCGCCGGCTCGAACCCGACCTCCCGCTCTACGGCGCCATGACCATGACCGAGCAGATTGCGGAGACCTACTGGATCCGCCGCTTTCTCGGCCGTCTCCTGGTCGGATTCGCCGCGCTGGCACTCGCCCTGGCCGCCGTCGGCATCGCCAGCGTCGTCGGCTACGCCGTCACCCAGCGCACCCACGAGATCGGCGTCCGCATGGCGCTCGGCGCCACCAGCCACAACATCCTTCGCCTGGTCCTCCAACAGGGGCTGCGATTGGTCGCCCTGGGGCTGGCGCTCGGACTCGTCGCCAGCGTGGCACTGACGCGCCTGCTGCAGGCCCAATTGTTCGCGATCGGTTGGCTGGACCCGCTCGCGATCGGCGGCAGCACGATCGTATTCCTGCTCGTCGCCCTCATCGCCTGCTGGCTGCCCGCACGCCGCGCCACCCGCATCAACCCCGTCGAGGCGCTCCGCACCGAATGA
- a CDS encoding ABC transporter permease produces the protein MNLTNFRFTLRQLARSPVFTAMVVASTALGVGATTTVFCWMQAILFHPVPGADREEQLAVLTTLNRDAMWDCVSLPDLQDSRELRGVFADVIGSQVTPACLRIDDRLEWIYGQVTTANFFTALGVQPLLGRTFRTGEDVGAGQHPVMVVSETFWRSRLGADPAIVGKQVELNQHAFTVIGVTPAAFPVTMSGLRCDFWAPIAMHQEVAGFGTITPNRHDRWLHTQVRLQPGVSRATAQAAVDVLSARLAQTHPDSNRDIRLRVLPFSESPYGAQPLLGPVLRLLLAVSFGVLLIVAANTSNLLLVRATARQKEIAVRLAIGAGRRNLAALLFTESLVLALAGGVLGIVLANFGLGALEAWFPQTYLPIGFAIAMDPMTLAFALLVAVATGFVFGLAPLWHAHRTDVNATLKQGGRSSGAGASPRLRRVFVVSQVALSVVLLAGAGLCVKSVRQIRQANFGCDPQGILLAGLRIGMNGYDEASGKGFYRELQQRMAQLPGVESAALASWYPLGFEGTGSHGVSVAGHLPQPGESDSVMWAAISPGYFPTLRIPLVAGRDFTAADDEHGPRVAIINEAMARRYWPGQPPVGRVFKDNGREVRVVGVAADGKYRSLNEPPRCFFYRPYLQGIPDLNLAVAVRTHGDPAALANSVRREIRALDAGVDTWALIPMVEYVKAASSAAGLAARLLTVLGVVALVLAALGIYGVMAYVVSLRTHEYGVRTALGAAPADLRRLVLREGLLLAGIGIALGLVLALPATRFLASLLYGVRSFDAAILSLVSVALAAAALLASWIPAQRATRVEPLEALRAE, from the coding sequence ATGAACCTGACGAATTTCCGCTTCACCCTGCGTCAGCTCGCCCGCTCGCCGGTCTTCACCGCGATGGTGGTGGCGTCCACCGCGCTCGGCGTCGGCGCCACGACCACGGTTTTCTGCTGGATGCAGGCAATCCTCTTCCATCCGGTGCCCGGGGCCGATCGCGAGGAGCAGCTTGCCGTGCTCACAACGCTCAACCGCGATGCGATGTGGGACTGCGTTTCGCTCCCCGACCTGCAGGACAGCCGCGAACTCCGCGGCGTCTTCGCCGACGTCATCGGCTCCCAGGTCACGCCGGCCTGCCTCCGCATCGACGATCGGCTCGAGTGGATCTACGGCCAGGTCACCACGGCCAACTTCTTCACCGCCCTCGGCGTCCAACCACTGCTGGGCCGGACCTTCCGTACCGGCGAGGATGTTGGCGCCGGGCAGCACCCGGTGATGGTGGTCAGCGAAACGTTCTGGCGCTCCCGCCTCGGCGCTGACCCGGCGATTGTCGGTAAGCAAGTCGAGCTGAACCAGCACGCCTTCACCGTCATCGGCGTCACGCCCGCCGCGTTCCCGGTAACGATGAGCGGCCTGCGCTGCGATTTCTGGGCGCCCATCGCGATGCACCAGGAAGTCGCCGGCTTCGGCACGATCACCCCCAACCGCCACGATCGCTGGCTGCACACGCAGGTCCGGCTGCAGCCCGGCGTCAGCCGCGCCACCGCGCAGGCCGCGGTGGACGTGTTGTCCGCGCGGCTCGCGCAGACGCACCCCGACAGCAATCGCGACATCCGCCTGCGGGTCCTGCCGTTTTCCGAATCTCCCTACGGCGCGCAACCGCTCCTCGGTCCCGTCCTGCGCCTGCTGCTCGCGGTGAGTTTCGGCGTGCTGCTCATCGTCGCGGCCAACACCTCCAATCTCCTGCTGGTCCGGGCCACCGCGCGGCAGAAGGAGATCGCCGTGCGGCTCGCCATCGGCGCCGGCCGCCGCAACCTCGCCGCCCTGCTCTTCACCGAGAGCCTGGTGCTGGCCCTGGCGGGCGGCGTGCTCGGCATCGTGCTCGCCAACTTCGGCCTGGGCGCCCTCGAGGCCTGGTTCCCCCAGACATACCTGCCGATCGGATTCGCGATCGCCATGGATCCGATGACGCTTGCCTTCGCCTTGCTCGTCGCCGTCGCCACGGGCTTCGTTTTCGGCCTCGCCCCGTTGTGGCACGCCCACCGCACCGACGTAAATGCGACCCTCAAGCAGGGCGGCCGGTCCAGCGGTGCCGGAGCCTCGCCCCGGCTGCGGCGCGTCTTCGTCGTCTCCCAGGTTGCGCTCTCCGTGGTGCTGCTCGCGGGAGCCGGCCTGTGCGTGAAGAGCGTCCGCCAGATCCGGCAGGCGAACTTCGGCTGCGACCCGCAGGGGATCCTGCTGGCCGGCTTGCGTATCGGGATGAATGGATACGACGAGGCTTCCGGCAAGGGCTTCTATCGCGAGTTGCAGCAGCGGATGGCGCAATTGCCCGGCGTCGAGTCCGCCGCGCTCGCCAGCTGGTATCCGCTGGGTTTCGAGGGCACCGGCAGCCACGGTGTCTCTGTCGCCGGCCACCTGCCGCAACCCGGGGAGAGCGATAGCGTGATGTGGGCGGCGATCTCGCCCGGGTACTTTCCGACCCTCCGCATTCCACTCGTGGCCGGCCGCGACTTCACCGCGGCGGACGACGAGCACGGGCCGCGCGTCGCGATCATCAACGAGGCGATGGCCCGGCGCTACTGGCCCGGGCAGCCGCCCGTCGGCCGCGTCTTCAAGGACAACGGCCGCGAGGTGCGCGTCGTCGGTGTGGCGGCGGATGGCAAGTACCGGTCGCTCAACGAACCGCCGCGCTGCTTCTTCTACCGGCCGTACCTGCAGGGCATTCCCGACCTGAATCTCGCCGTCGCCGTCCGCACGCACGGCGACCCCGCCGCCCTGGCCAACAGCGTCCGCCGCGAGATCCGCGCCCTCGATGCCGGCGTCGATACGTGGGCCCTCATTCCCATGGTCGAATACGTCAAGGCCGCGTCCTCCGCCGCCGGTCTCGCCGCCCGGCTCCTCACCGTGCTCGGGGTGGTCGCCCTCGTCCTCGCCGCGTTGGGCATCTACGGCGTCATGGCGTACGTCGTCAGTCTCCGCACCCACGAATACGGCGTCCGCACGGCCTTGGGCGCGGCGCCCGCCGACCTCCGCCGGCTCGTGCTTCGCGAGGGTCTCCTGCTCGCCGGGATCGGCATCGCCCTCGGCCTGGTCCTCGCGCTGCCCGCCACCCGCTTCCTCGCGAGCCTCCTCTACGGGGTGCGTTCGTTCGATGCTGCGATTCTGTCGCTTGTCTCCGTTGCGTTGGCCGCGGCCGCCCTCCTCGCTTCCTGGATTCCCGCGCAACGCGCGACCCGGGTCGAACCGCTCGAAGCGCTGCGCGCCGAGTAA
- a CDS encoding ABC transporter permease, whose amino-acid sequence MPNLRLALRSLAKAPGFTLTAVLMLALGIGFSTSSFSVANAFLLRNVPYPESDRLVRIFRTTEQSATQGHSPANLLDLRRTLTSYTGIGIYSGQSYALGEPGQPAEHISGVSATADFFTILGVQPRLGRGFAPGDDAPGKPLIAIVTHRLWVRHFGSDPAVVGRQIRLDSAPATIVGVLPPEFDAPLVWGPVDVIVPRTLEPTFATERSNPWMHSIARLKPGVTLRQAQAELDTFAARLAREYPKENGRDGLRVVALYTSNMDGVSRNLMWLMTALSLTMLIIACANLASLQVARALSRAREFAVRAALGASHRQLMLPLAAESVVLASIGGALGLLVALWTNDIVGANLSINREPGFAIPLDERVLVFAAVASVISGLAFGLAPAWLAGRAPAGEILKDGSRGNTGTASHHRLKRALIVVELALALALVGVAASFGLGAQKFFRRPLGWNIDGVLSGQIVLPYNRYADDHQCRAFTRSLLERLAATPGVERAALGNGAPLYELGRLQRVVAEGRPAVEQGREPTAATLSVTPDWFHTLGIPFQRGAAFSASLQPEDPRVAVINESTARQLWPNEDPIGRRLRFADRDQWITVIGVVADIRLAVRPESPETRLNLFLPYVQTPSHFLTVVARTSVPPETLAPTLRRLVAELDADLPVENAHSLRTEADLSLTNVNLIVANLATSAVMGLVIAAIGLFGVISQLTVQRTRDIGVRMALGAQAGDIARMILGEGARLLLVGVVVGAPLLLALNELLRRVTSEIALPGAWVLVGNVIVLSATMLLACWLPARRAMHINPVEALRAD is encoded by the coding sequence ATGCCCAATCTCCGCCTCGCCCTCCGGTCGCTCGCCAAAGCGCCCGGGTTCACGCTGACCGCCGTGCTGATGCTGGCGCTCGGTATCGGGTTCAGCACGTCCTCGTTCAGCGTCGCCAATGCCTTTCTCCTCCGGAACGTCCCCTATCCGGAAAGCGATCGTCTCGTCCGGATCTTCCGCACCACCGAGCAATCCGCCACCCAGGGGCACTCCCCCGCCAACCTCCTCGATCTTCGTCGCACGCTGACGTCCTACACCGGCATCGGCATCTACAGTGGCCAGAGCTACGCCCTCGGCGAACCCGGCCAGCCGGCCGAGCATATCTCCGGCGTCAGCGCCACCGCCGACTTCTTCACGATCCTCGGTGTTCAACCTCGGCTCGGCCGCGGTTTCGCCCCCGGTGACGACGCCCCAGGCAAGCCCCTCATCGCCATCGTTACGCACCGGCTATGGGTCCGCCACTTTGGTTCCGACCCCGCGGTCGTCGGCCGCCAGATCCGCCTCGACAGCGCCCCTGCCACCATCGTCGGCGTCCTCCCGCCCGAGTTCGACGCCCCGCTCGTCTGGGGGCCCGTCGACGTCATCGTTCCCCGCACGCTCGAACCCACGTTCGCCACGGAGCGCAGCAATCCCTGGATGCACTCGATCGCCCGCCTCAAGCCGGGCGTCACCCTCCGCCAGGCCCAGGCCGAGCTCGATACCTTCGCCGCGCGCCTCGCCCGCGAATACCCGAAGGAAAACGGCCGCGACGGCCTGCGCGTCGTCGCGCTCTACACCTCCAACATGGATGGCGTCAGCCGGAACCTCATGTGGCTCATGACGGCGCTCTCGCTCACGATGCTGATCATCGCGTGCGCCAATCTCGCGAGTCTCCAGGTCGCCCGCGCCCTCTCCCGCGCCCGCGAGTTTGCCGTCCGCGCCGCGCTCGGCGCCTCGCATCGGCAATTGATGCTGCCCCTCGCCGCCGAAAGCGTCGTGCTCGCCAGCATCGGCGGCGCCCTCGGGCTGCTCGTCGCCCTCTGGACCAACGACATCGTGGGCGCAAACCTCTCGATCAACCGCGAGCCCGGCTTCGCCATCCCGCTCGATGAACGCGTCCTGGTGTTCGCCGCCGTGGCCTCCGTCATCAGCGGCCTCGCCTTTGGTCTCGCCCCGGCCTGGCTCGCGGGCCGCGCCCCCGCGGGGGAGATCCTGAAGGACGGCTCCCGCGGCAACACCGGCACCGCCTCGCACCACCGCCTCAAGCGCGCGCTCATCGTCGTCGAACTCGCCCTCGCGCTGGCGCTGGTGGGGGTTGCCGCCTCGTTCGGCCTCGGCGCGCAGAAATTCTTCCGTCGTCCACTTGGCTGGAACATCGATGGCGTCCTCTCCGGCCAGATCGTCCTGCCCTACAACCGCTACGCCGATGATCACCAGTGCCGGGCCTTCACGCGCAGCCTGCTCGAACGGCTCGCCGCCACGCCCGGCGTCGAACGGGCCGCGCTCGGCAATGGCGCCCCATTGTATGAACTCGGCCGACTGCAGCGCGTCGTCGCCGAGGGCCGGCCCGCCGTCGAGCAGGGACGCGAACCCACCGCCGCCACGCTCTCCGTCACGCCCGACTGGTTCCACACGCTGGGGATTCCATTCCAGCGCGGCGCCGCGTTCTCGGCTTCCCTGCAGCCCGAGGATCCGCGTGTCGCCGTCATCAATGAATCGACCGCGCGGCAGCTCTGGCCCAACGAGGACCCCATCGGCCGGCGGCTCCGGTTCGCCGACCGTGACCAATGGATCACCGTCATAGGCGTCGTCGCCGACATCCGGCTCGCCGTCCGGCCGGAGTCCCCGGAAACCCGGCTCAACCTCTTCCTGCCCTACGTCCAGACCCCGAGCCATTTCCTCACCGTCGTCGCCCGCACCAGCGTCCCACCCGAAACCCTGGCCCCCACGCTGCGTCGCCTCGTCGCCGAGCTCGATGCCGACCTTCCCGTCGAGAACGCACACTCCCTGCGCACCGAGGCCGACCTCAGCCTCACCAACGTCAACCTCATCGTCGCAAACCTGGCCACGTCCGCCGTCATGGGCCTGGTCATCGCCGCCATCGGCCTCTTCGGCGTCATCTCCCAGCTCACCGTCCAGCGCACCCGCGACATCGGCGTGCGCATGGCCCTGGGCGCGCAGGCCGGCGACATTGCGCGGATGATCCTGGGCGAGGGTGCGCGTCTGCTGCTGGTGGGCGTGGTGGTCGGTGCTCCCCTCCTGCTCGCCCTCAACGAACTGCTCCGGCGCGTCACGTCCGAGATCGCGCTGCCCGGCGCCTGGGTCCTCGTCGGCAACGTCATCGTGCTCTCCGCCACGATGCTGCTCGCCTGCTGGCTCCCCGCTCGCCGCGCCATGCACATCAACCCCGTCGAGGCGCTCCGCGCCGACTGA
- a CDS encoding VOC family protein produces the protein MSPRAIDFILCPVTDLRRAADFYRDVLGLKPGVYSEAHQWAEFECGNVTLSLKGNSPPGATDADLRLAFSVADISVAYTELRARGLTPAAPQDHGVCQHLEIRDPDGHVVILHHRADGTAG, from the coding sequence ATGTCACCCCGCGCCATCGATTTCATCCTCTGTCCCGTGACCGACCTTCGCCGGGCCGCGGACTTCTACCGCGACGTTCTCGGGCTCAAGCCGGGCGTCTATAGCGAGGCCCATCAATGGGCGGAGTTCGAGTGTGGCAACGTCACTCTGTCCTTGAAGGGCAACTCGCCCCCCGGCGCGACCGATGCCGACCTCCGCCTGGCCTTCAGCGTCGCCGACATCTCGGTCGCGTACACGGAACTGCGGGCGCGCGGTCTGACACCTGCCGCCCCTCAGGACCACGGGGTCTGCCAGCACCTCGAGATTCGTGATCCCGACGGTCACGTCGTGATTCTCCATCACCGGGCCGATGGCACGGCGGGCTGA
- a CDS encoding ABC transporter permease — protein MTQDIRYALRQLAKTPGFTFLAVLTLALGIGANTAIFSVVNALLIRPLPYPEADRLVQVAEVTNTGINTGSDGGVFSDWERQTTQLESIAALHTVDRNLTSGGEPVRISGADVSFRYLHVLRVKPLLGRDFTAADDAPGGNRHVVILSHELWQSRFLGDPGIIGRQVQLDSSSYTVIGVLPPLALLNPGISFLTPATIRADAYKLVRNYNYVCVVIGRLEAGATMEQATAELVAARQAINHEYPSFRQNWSIRVRSLQEALFGNTRPFVLTLLAAVGAVLLVACANVANLLLVRASGRGGEIAIRVALGASRGAIIRQFLTESMLLAIGGGIVGLLLGAWMVRPIVTFTGLATTIPGLEVSIDPRVLAFTVAATLCTGLLFGLIPALSATRVDVNSSLKEGARGSTSGSRRRLQSILVVAETALTVVLLVCAGLLLRSFLRAFNASAGFNREQALVFSITQPGTKAPTVDHRLRFVRDVVERIRALPGVAYVGVGSSTPMNGRIGFGDFVSREDQPLTRNDLNAGFDSAYADFFPALGVPLLRGRFFTEADNGEKAPLVMIINEVLARRLFPDRDPLSQLLNFKNQTWQIVGVVGSVRQFQLDIDPTPHVYLPERHFPWHTMIIVRTHVPPLTLAGDLRRAVQSVDPEQPIANLSTLEVAVENSLQARRVMLTLVSLFAGLALLLAAIGIYGVISYTVAQRTREIGIRIALGAGLRRVVRLVVGDGFRLVLAGLALGAIASYGAARLLGTQLYSTSTLDPLVLLLVTVLLAGVALLACLVPARRATNVNPVEALRAE, from the coding sequence ATGACCCAGGACATCCGGTACGCCCTCCGCCAGCTCGCCAAGACCCCGGGATTCACGTTCCTCGCCGTCCTCACGCTGGCGCTCGGCATCGGCGCCAACACCGCCATCTTCAGCGTCGTCAACGCCCTGCTCATCCGGCCCCTGCCCTACCCGGAGGCCGACCGGCTGGTGCAGGTCGCCGAGGTCACCAACACCGGCATCAACACCGGCTCCGACGGTGGCGTGTTTTCCGACTGGGAGCGGCAGACCACCCAGCTCGAGTCCATCGCCGCACTGCACACCGTCGACCGCAATCTGACCAGCGGCGGAGAACCCGTCCGCATCAGCGGCGCCGACGTTTCGTTTCGCTACCTCCATGTCCTGCGGGTGAAGCCGCTGCTCGGCCGCGATTTCACCGCCGCCGATGACGCGCCCGGCGGCAACCGCCACGTCGTCATCCTCAGTCACGAGTTGTGGCAGTCCCGCTTCCTGGGCGACCCGGGGATCATCGGACGCCAGGTGCAGCTCGACTCCTCCAGCTACACCGTGATCGGCGTCCTTCCGCCTCTCGCGCTGCTCAACCCCGGCATCTCGTTTCTCACTCCGGCCACCATCCGCGCCGACGCCTACAAGCTCGTCCGCAACTACAACTATGTCTGTGTCGTGATCGGCCGGCTCGAAGCGGGCGCCACGATGGAGCAGGCCACGGCCGAACTCGTCGCCGCGCGCCAGGCCATCAATCACGAATACCCCTCCTTCCGGCAGAACTGGAGCATCCGCGTGCGCTCCCTGCAGGAGGCCCTCTTCGGCAACACGCGGCCCTTCGTCCTCACGCTGCTCGCCGCGGTGGGCGCCGTTCTCCTGGTCGCCTGCGCCAACGTGGCCAACCTTCTCCTCGTCCGCGCCTCCGGCCGCGGCGGCGAGATCGCGATTCGCGTCGCGCTCGGCGCGTCGCGCGGCGCCATCATCCGGCAGTTCCTGACCGAGAGCATGCTGCTCGCCATTGGCGGTGGCATCGTCGGCCTCCTGCTCGGCGCGTGGATGGTGCGGCCCATCGTCACGTTCACCGGCCTCGCCACCACCATTCCAGGGCTGGAAGTCTCGATTGATCCCCGCGTGCTGGCTTTCACGGTGGCGGCCACCCTGTGCACCGGACTGCTCTTCGGCCTGATCCCGGCGCTGAGCGCCACGCGCGTTGACGTGAACAGCTCGCTCAAGGAGGGCGCGCGTGGTTCGACATCCGGCTCCCGCCGTCGGCTGCAATCGATCCTGGTCGTCGCCGAAACCGCGCTCACCGTCGTGCTGCTGGTCTGCGCCGGGCTGCTCCTCCGCAGTTTCCTGCGCGCCTTCAACGCCTCCGCCGGCTTCAACCGCGAACAGGCGCTCGTGTTCAGCATCACCCAGCCCGGCACCAAGGCCCCCACCGTCGATCATCGGCTGCGCTTTGTGCGCGACGTCGTCGAACGCATCCGCGCGCTGCCGGGTGTCGCCTACGTCGGCGTGGGTTCGTCGACGCCGATGAACGGCCGGATTGGCTTCGGCGACTTCGTCAGCCGCGAGGACCAGCCGCTCACGCGCAACGACCTCAACGCCGGCTTCGACTCCGCCTACGCCGACTTCTTCCCCGCCCTCGGCGTGCCGCTCCTGCGCGGCCGCTTCTTCACCGAAGCCGACAATGGCGAGAAGGCGCCGCTGGTCATGATCATCAACGAGGTTCTCGCCCGGCGCCTGTTCCCGGACCGCGACCCGCTCAGCCAATTGTTGAACTTCAAGAATCAAACCTGGCAGATCGTCGGCGTGGTCGGAAGCGTCCGCCAGTTCCAGCTCGATATCGACCCGACCCCGCATGTCTACCTGCCGGAGCGCCACTTCCCGTGGCACACGATGATCATCGTGCGCACGCACGTGCCGCCGCTCACCCTCGCCGGCGACCTGCGTCGGGCCGTGCAGTCCGTCGACCCCGAGCAGCCCATCGCCAACCTCTCCACCCTCGAAGTCGCCGTCGAAAACTCCCTGCAGGCCCGGCGCGTGATGCTGACCCTCGTCAGCCTCTTCGCGGGGCTGGCGCTCCTCCTCGCCGCCATCGGCATCTACGGCGTGATCTCGTACACCGTCGCCCAGCGCACCCGCGAAATCGGCATCCGCATCGCGCTCGGCGCCGGCCTGCGGCGGGTGGTTCGGCTCGTCGTTGGCGACGGGTTTCGCCTCGTCCTCGCCGGACTCGCGCTCGGTGCGATCGCCAGCTACGGCGCCGCCCGCCTGCTCGGCACCCAGCTCTATTCCACCTCGACGCTCGATCCCCTCGTGCTGCTGCTCGTGACGGTGCTGCTGGCCGGCGTCGCGCTCCTTGCCTGTCTCGTGCCCGCCCGCCGCGCCACGAACGTCAACCCCGTCGAGGCGCTCCGCGCCGAATAG
- a CDS encoding Lrp/AsnC ligand binding domain-containing protein, which translates to MPTAIILLKVDHRKVTGTAEKLLDIPDVTEVYSISGRYDLLVMIKCDSVDKIETLVTDQLLRTEGIVDSETMFAFRSYDKREGGRAVQVD; encoded by the coding sequence ATGCCTACCGCGATCATCCTGCTCAAAGTCGATCACCGCAAAGTCACCGGCACGGCCGAGAAGCTGCTGGATATTCCGGATGTGACCGAGGTGTATTCGATCTCCGGAAGGTACGACCTGCTGGTGATGATCAAATGCGACAGCGTCGACAAGATTGAGACCCTGGTGACGGACCAGCTCCTGCGCACGGAGGGAATTGTCGACAGCGAGACGATGTTCGCCTTCCGCAGCTACGACAAACGCGAAGGCGGCCGGGCGGTCCAGGTGGACTGA